The following proteins come from a genomic window of Alnus glutinosa chromosome 10, dhAlnGlut1.1, whole genome shotgun sequence:
- the LOC133880599 gene encoding dimethylnonatriene synthase-like, with protein sequence MEFYSHIQTIVGLLALLVICRVLRIASHAKKSRAKLIGIPEPPGALPLIGHLHLLGGQDPVPRILGAMADKYGSLFSLKVGLHRLLVVSSKEMVKEFLATNDRVFATRASIAAGKYLGYNNAIFSLAPYGQYWRDMRKMAILELLSSDRVEMTKHVPNTEVESLIKDLYSLSINNSVATMSEMFEQMTFNIILTKLVGKRFSSAEYGDKNSEGSRIRSGIHEALYLSGTFVMSDAVPFLEWLDFKGHIGSMKRAAKEMDSLIEIWLKEHLRQQKLECKSRDERDFMDAMLSTLEEDAVISGHTRDTIVKATTLILILTGAGSTAVTLTWAVTLLLNHPNVLKAAQEELDIHVGKDRRVQESDIKNLNYLRAIVKETLRLYPPGPVTGLREAMEDCNIGDRFVPKSTQLIVNIWKVQRDPRVWSNPTEFQPERFMTTHSEIDIRGQDFEFIPFSYGRRSCPGASYGMQVVHLALARLLQGFDITTIAAGMKVDMREGLGIALPKAEPLEVVLKPRLPMDLY encoded by the exons ATGGAGTTTTATTCTCATATCCAAACAATTGTAGGCCTTCTTGCTTTGCTAGTAATCTGTAGAGTCTTGAGAATTGCATCTCATGCCAAGAAGAGTCGCGCCAAGCTCATCGGAATCCCTGAACCACCCGGCGCACTACCCTTGATAGGCCACCTCCATCTTCTCGGAGGCCAAGACCCAGTCCCCCGAATTCTTGGGGCAATGGCCGACAAATACGGCTCACTCTTCTCACTCAAGGTCGGCCTTCATCGGCTCTTGGTGGTGAGCAGCAAGGAGATGGTCAAGGAATTCTTGGCCACCAACGACAGAGTTTTTGCCACGAGGGCAAGCATAGCAGCTGGAAAATACCTTGGTTACAACAATGCTATCTTTTCTCTTGCTCCTTACGGACAATATTGGCGCGACATGAGAAAGATGGCCATTCTTGAGCTTCTGTCGAGCGATCGGGTGGAAATGACGAAACATGTTCCGAACACAGAAGTGGAGTCGCTGATAAAAGACTTGTACTCGCTGTCTATAAACAACAGCGTGGCTACCATGAGCGAGATGTTTGAGCAGATGACTTTCAATATCATCCTCACGAAGCTTGTTGGGAAGCGATTTTCCTCTGCCGAATACGGCGACAAGAACAGCGAGGGGAGTCGCATTAGAAGTGGGATACACGAGGCTTTGTATCTGAGCGGTACTTTTGTCATGTCAGACGCCGTTCCTTTTCTTGAATGGCTGGACTTTAAAGGGCATATCGGTTCCATGAAGAGAGCTGCCAAGGAAATGGACTCGTTGATTGAAATTTGGCTTAAGGAACATCTTCGCCAGCAAAAATTAGAGTGTAAAAGTAGAGATGAAAGGGATTTCATGGATGCGATGTTATCAACCCTTGAGGAGGATGCTGTGATCTCGGGGCATACACGCGATACCATCGTCAAGGCAACAACATTG aTTCTCATCCTAACAGGCGCAGGAAGCACAGCTGTCACTCTAACGTGGGCAGTGACCTTGCTCCTAAACCACCCAAACGTGCTAAAGGCTGCCCAAGAAGAGCTAGACATCCATGTCGGGAAGGATAGACGGGTGCAAGAATCTGATATCAAGAACCTGAACTACCTCCGAGCGATTGTTAAGGAAACTCTACGCCTCTACCCACCAGGCCCTGTCACAGGATTGCGCGAGGCCATGGAAGACTGCAACATTGGCGACCGCTTTGTTCCAAAGAGCACTCAGTTGATCGTCAACATATGGAAGGTGCAACGAGACCCGCGCGTGTGGTCAAACCCAACGGAGTTCCAGCCGGAGAGGTTTATGACAACTCATTCGGAGATTGATATCAGGGGTCAAGATTTTGAGTTTATTCCTTTTAGTTATGGTAGAAGGTCATGCCCAGGAGCGTCATACGGCATGCAAGTGGTTCACTTGGCGCTGGCTCGTTTGCTTCAAGGATTTGATATCACAACCATAGCTGCAGGTATGAAGGTGGATATGCGTGAAGGATTGGGAATTGCCTTGCCCAAGGCGGAACCATTAGAGGTTGTACTCAAGCCTCGCCTTCCTATGGATCTCTATTAA